The Fusobacterium massiliense DNA window ATTTTATTTTCTTCATCTCCCATTGTCATTTCTTGAAACAGTTTTATCTTTCCATCTTTTTTTGTAATAGTCATTTTTGACTTGGCATCCATAAATAAATCTAAAAATTTTGATGCCTCTTCTTTTTGAGCTTCATCAGAATTAGAAATTATTATTTCAGACATTTTTAGCATAACTAACATTTCATCAGGTAATTTTTCAGAATATAAAACTTCTTGATTTTCTGATAGAATTTCAACTTTTTTATTTTTAGTATTTATTTTTCCGAAATATACTACTTCCCCTTTTTTAGAAAGATTGTCATTTATGTAATCGAAAAACTTTTTATAGTTTGGAACATTCTTTTTTTCTTCTTGCAAAATACCCATCAATATTTTAATATTGTCACCAATTTTAAGCTTTTTTTCACCTAAAGGAATAGTATATTTTTCATTTAAAGCTGAAAAACTAAAAACACTACACAAAATAAAAATCAGCATTAATAATTTCTTCTTTATCATAGTTGGTCTCCTTATATAATTTCATCTAAACAAAATTTTCCAAGTTTTGCTGCTCTGTAATCTCTAAGTAATGTATAAGCTGCCTGTAAAACATTAGGCTCACTACCTTTATTTAGCATAGACATTCTAATGGCAATACTAGATAAAATTTTTTCCATTATTTCGTCTTTATCTTCATCTAAAAGTTTATACCTTTGCTTTAACACATCCCATTTCCCAAGTTCTAGAATCTTTTTTAAAAACTCACAAGCAACATCTTCTATTGGTAAAATTTCATCTCTTATGGCTCCACTTATAGCAAGATTTACTCCGACAACATGACTTTCAAATTTAGGCCATAAAATTCCAGGAGTATCTAATAATTCTATCCCCTCTTTTATTCTTACCCATTGTTTACCTCTTGTAAATCCAGGTTTATTACCAACAGCAGCACTATTCTTACCAACTATTCTGTTTATAAGTCTTGATTTACCAACGTTTGGAATCCCTAAAACTATTATTCTTGTGCTAACTTTCTTCAATCCTTTTTTCATTAGCTTTTCTTTTCTTTCTTTAGAAACAAACTCAATAGCATCATAAAGTTTCTTTACATTAAAGCCTGTCTCAGCACTCATTTCTACCACTTCATCAGCTAAATCCTGCTCCTTAAAATATTTTTTCCATTTTTCTAGCTCTGGTTTTAATACTAAATCCGCTTTATTTAAGACTATTATTCTTTTTTTCCCTTTTGATAATGTTGCTATATTAGGATTTCTACTCGAGAGAGGAATTCTTGCATCAACCATTTCTAAAACGACATCTATCAACTTTAGATTTTCTTCTATTAAATCTTTAGTTTTTTTCATATGCCCTGGATACCAGTTAATCTGTGTCATCGACATACTTGTTTCCTCCTTTTTGTATTGGCTCTATTAACAATACAATTTCTCCTTTTATAGGTTTCTTTTCTAATTTTTCTATTAATTCTGTTGTAGTTCCTCTCAAAATTTCTTCATAAATTTTTGTTATTTCTCTAACAATTACTACTTCTCTTACGCCTATAAAAGTTTCTATATCTCTTAAAGTTTTTTCAATCCTAAAAGGAGATTCATATATAACTATTGTTCTTTCTTTTTCCTCAGCAAGTTCCTTCAAAAGCGTTTGTCTTCCTTTTTTCTTTGGAAGAAACCCCTCAAAACAAAATCTTCTCATACTTATACCAGCTACTGAAGCAGAAGCTGTTAAAGCACTTGCTCCTGGAATTGCAACAACTTTTATATTTTCTTTATGTGCAGCATCTACAACCTCATAACCCGGATCTGAAATACAAGGTGTCCCTGCATCTGTAACTAAAGCTATATTTTTATCCTCTTTTAATAAATTTATAATATTAGCTACTTGATGTTGTTTTGTATGTTCATCATATCTATAAACAGTATTTTTTATTTCGTAGTGATCTAAAAGTTTTTTAGTAACTCTTGTATCTTCAGCAAAAATATAGTCTACTTCTTTTAAAGTTCTTATGGCTCTAAAAGTCATATCTTCCAAATTTCCTATAGGTGTTGCCACTATATATAACATTATTTACCCTCTTTCAAAAGCAGTGCTTTTAATATTCCTTTAGCAGATTCAAGTTGAATATCTTTATGTTTATCAACTTCCTCTGCAGCCTTTTCTCCTTTGGCACTTTTTATTAATTCTTTTTTATTTTCTTTTTGCTCTTTTTCATTGACATTAGTTATCATACTATCGGAAATCAAATAATATTCTTTATCTTCTATTTTTACATCTGGTTCTATTCCAGTTCCATCAATACTAATGTCATTTGGTGTATAATATTTGGCAATAGTTATTTTTAATCCGTCTCCATCTGGAAGAGGTAATAAAGTCTGAACACTTCCCTTTCCAAAAGTTTTTTCTCCGACAAGTGTGGCTCTCTTATGATCTTTCAAGGCTCCAGATACAATTTCAGAAGCAGAAGCACTACCTCCATTTACTAATACAACCATTGGAAATTCTCCAAAATACTTTCCTTCTCTCATATAAACTTTTTCTTTTTCTTTTCTTTGTTTTGTGCTAACTATTCTTCCATTTTGAATAAACATAGAAGCTATTTTTACAGATTGACTTAACTCTCCACCAGGATTACTTCTCAAATCTAAAACAAGAGCTTTCATTCCTTTTGCCTGCAATCCTTCTAGAGCTTTTTTCATGTCATCATAAACATTATCTCCAAACTGAGTTAATCTTAAATAACCTATATGTGATTCTAGCATTTTGCTCTTAACATATTTTAATTCTATGACTTCTCTTTTTATTTCAAAAACTTTTGTTGTATTATTTATTTCTCTAAAAACTTTTATTTTTACAGTTGTATTTGCTTTTCCTTTTAATCTCTTTGTACTTTCTTCTGAAGTTAAACTATATGTAGATTTCCCATCTATTTCTGTAATTTTATCTTTTGGTTTTACTCCTACTTTATATGCAGGACCATCTTCTATTGGAGAAACAACAACTATCGGCTCATTAGCCTTCTTTTGAATTACCATTCCAACTCCAACATATTTTCCTTTTATATCTTCTTGAAAACTTTTTAATTCCTCTTTTGTAAAATATGTTGAATGAGGATCATCTAAAGATTCTACCATACCTTTTATAGCACCTTGCATAAGAGATCTTCTAGTTAAAACACTAGGTTTTTTAGGTTCTGTTGTATTTTTTATATCATTCTTCTTTTTATTTGTTTTTTTATTTTGGCCATCAACTTTTTCTTCTTTTTCCTCTCTTTGTTTTTGTGCATTAGCATTCTCAACATAACTTTCTTGAATTAAATCCATAATATCTGATATTTCTTTTAACTCTCTTAAATTATATAAAAAACCTGTTCTATCTGTATCCTTTGCAACAGATGAAGAGAAAAGTGTTAGCATCATTACGGCTACTACTTTTTTTAATTCTAATTTCACTTTATATGCCTCCTTACATTTATAAGTAAAGTCTCTTGACAGCCGTATGAGTTATACGAGCTCAATAAAGACAGGCTCTTCAAACTAATACGAACATCAGAGACTAATTTTCATTATTTATTTTTATACTTTTTTGTAAATTAAAAATAATATTTTTTATCTCATCTAGTCCAATCTCTTTTTTATCTCTAGAAAATTTAGCTAAATATTCTGTATTTCCTTTAGCTCCTTTTATAGGAGAAGTAGTGAAATTGTTTAGAAACAAATTCATCCTCTTTATATGTTCAACAATTTCTATTATAATTTTTAAATGAACATCTAAATCTCTTACTATCCCCTTTTCTATCTCTTCTTTATCAGCTTCAAACTGAGGTTTTATCAAAAATATTGCCTCTGTATTTTCATTCATCAATTCTACTATTTTATCTATAACTTTCTTAATAGATATAAACGAAATATCCATTACAATTATATCTATACTCTTATCTAAATCACTCTTTTCTAAGTCATTTATATGTTTGTTTTCTATACTTTTTATTTTTAAATTATTTCTTAATTTCCAATCTAACTGATTGGTTCCCACATCTACAGCATATACAAAACTAGCTCCATTTTGAAGTGAACAATCCGTAAAACCTCCAGTAGATGCACCAATATCTAAGACTACTTTATTTTTAAAATCCATTTTAAATTCTTTTATAGCTTTTTCTAATTTTAAGCCCCCTCGACTTACATAGGGAATATCTCTTTCCTTTATTCTTATCTCTCTTATCTTATCAATCGAAATAATTTCTCCAGGTTTATCAATTTTCCTTTCATTGACAATTACATTTCCTACCATTATTTGCCTTTTAGCAAATTCTATATTTTCAAAATAGTCTTTAAGGCATAAATATTCATCTAGTCTCATTTTCTTCTTCAAAGATTTTTCCATCTATCATATACTCCATAAGTGGATTTTGCATAAAAAGATTATAAAAACCTTTCTCATCCACATATTTTTTTAATTTTTTTGTTTCTTCAGATCTCAATACAAAGAATTTATCTCCTATTGGAACTCTTCCCTTCTCTTTAAAAAGTTCTACAAGTTCTGCAAAAGTTTTTACTTTAACTTCTGATTTTGCCCTTTTTATCCTGTCTTTTATAACACTTTCAGAGCAATCCAATTTTTCTGCAATTTGTTTCAGCCCTAATCCTTTTACTGTATATTTCAAAATATCATTAGCTTGTATAGGATTTATTCTATGGTACTTAGCTGACTCCATATCAGCTAAATAAACTATTTCTGCTTCTTCAGTTTCTGGTTGAATTTTTCCCCATTTTCCATGATGAGATAAAACAATATGACCTATATTTCTCTTTATTTCTTTTTTTAACTTATGATTTATTTGTTTCTCTATCAAAGCTAATACTTGATATACTTCTTTTAAAATATATTCTGGATTTTTTATCATCATTTGAGAATGAGATAAGTTTTCATCATTTCTCTTCAAACTAGATTTACTTATATCATGTATTATTATCCCAACAGTTATCACAAAGAAATCTATCTTTTCTTTTGCATTATCAAATGTTTTATATCTCCCTAAAATCTTTTTTCTAGAGATATTCAACACATCATATGTGTGTGTAGTAACTTTAACTCCTTGATCATCACATAACTCAAGATTTTTTACATCTTTGTAATTTAAGAGTTTATCAATAAATTTTTTAGATTTTTCGTTCTTCACTAGCATAAAAAAGTTCCTCTATTCTTTCTATTAAACTTTTTCCTTTCAGTCCTTCTTCTTCCAATAATTCTTCTCTTTTTCCATGTGGTATAATAGCATTTTTTAGACAAATTCTATGTATAATTTTATTGATACCATTATCATTTAAAAATTCAAGAATAGAAGTTCCAAAAGAATTTCTCATATAACTTTCTTCTAAAACATAAACATTATCGTATTCCCTAATATAGTTTAATAGATATTCTTCATCAAGAGGTCTTACAGAGGCTGCACTTACTATAGTTCCTTCAATTCCTTTACTCTTTAATTCATCGTATATAGTAAGTAATTCCTTCAACATCGTTCCTGTTACAATAAATAAATTTTTACTTCCTTTTTTTATTTCTTTCCATTTTCCAATTTCTAGTCTATTTTCTTCTTCTAAATCAAACACATTATCTTTAGGTATTCTTATTACTAAAGGAGAATTAAAGTTTTTAGATATATCTAGCGCCTGTTCTAATTCTTTTGCAGTAGTTGGGCATAAAACTGTAAAATTTTGAAGTGTTAAAAATATAGACATATCGTAAAACCCATTATGAGTTTTTCCATCTTCTCCTACTATTCCGCTTCTATCAATTATAAATTTAACAGGTAAATTTTGTATTGATACATCATGTATTATTTGACTTACTGCTCTTTGAATAAAAGTTGAATACACACATACATAAGGTTTTTTACCTGATTTAGCAAGTCCAGCAGCAAAAGTCACTAAAAAACCTTCTGCTATTCCTGTATCTATACATCTATTAGGAAGCTCCTTTGAGAACTCTCCTAAACCTGTTCCTTTAATCATTGCTGCTGAAAGTGCATATATGTCATTGTCTTCTTTTGCTATTTTTAGTATTTTTTCTCCAAAAACTTCAGAATAAGTTTTATTTTTTTTATAGGTATTTCCCGTTTCTATATCAAATGGAGAAATCCCATGAAATTTTTCTTTGTTCGCTTCTGCAAAACAATACCCTTTTCCTTTTTCGGTCTTTACCAATAAAATTGTAGGTTTTCTTTGAATTTTTGCTTTTTCAAAAAGTGAAATTAATGAACTTATATTATGTCCATCTGCTAAACTAAAAAATTTAAATCCAAAATTTTCTACAACATAAAGTGGTGTCACATAATTCTTTAAGGAATTCTCAAGTCTTCCTAAGGTTTTTTTAACTCTAATAGCATTTATTTTTTCAAAAAATACTTTTATTTCTGATTTAAAATTTTGATATGTTCCACTTGATATGACTCTTTTTAAAAATTTTGATATAAACCCAATATTCTCTCCGATAGACATCTCATTATCATTTATGATAATTATTAGGTTTTCAAGCTTTTTAGAACCAATATAATTTAAAGCTTCTAAAGAATGTCCATTTGATACCGAAGCATCCCCTACAATAACTATAACTTTTTTATCTGGATTTGCCATTGCAAAACCGACTGCAGCAGGTAAGGCTGTTCCTGCATGTCCAGATATAAAATGATCATAACTACTTTCAGATGGATCTTGAAACGGAGATAATCCATGTCTTTTCCTTAAAGTTTCTATTTTATCTCCCCTATCAGTTAAAATCTTATAAACATAAGCTTGATGACCAACATCAAAGAGTAAAATATCTTCTTTAAAATTAAAAACCTCATTCAAACATACAGTTAATTCAACTACACCTAAATTTGGTCCTAAATGTCCTCCATTTTTACTTGTAACATCTATCAACTTTTTTCTTATTTCTTCACATCTATTGATAAGTTCAGTATTCATAGCTTAATTTCACCAATTTCTATTATATATTTTTCCATTCTAAAGATATACTAGGGTTTTCTTTGTTTTCTTTAAAAATAATTATAGTTCTTCCAACTATTCCAACTACTTCAAACTCTTTAATATCCATCAATTTAGAATAAATAACTCCCTTTTCTTCTTCACAGTTCTGTAAAATTTTCACTTTTATAAGTTCTCTTGAATTTATCGCTTCCAAAATACTTGTTATTATATTTGAATTTAATCCATCTTTTCCTATTCTAACTAAAGGTTCTAAATTATGTGCTTTTTTCTTTAAAAAAGCTCTTTTTTTACTGTTCATTTTCTCTCCCATTTTCTCTTATATTTCTAATAACATAGGTAATATAATTGGATTTCTTTTTAATTTTTCATAGAAAAATCTCGATAATAAATCTCTCATATTTCCTTTTAAATCAGCCCAATCTCTACCTTCGTAAGTTTCTGAATAACTAATTTTTGATTTCAACAAATCTAAAGCCTCTTTTATTGTATCCTCTGAATCTTTATAATAAACAAAACCTTTAGTTGAAATTTCAGGCCCTGCTAAAATTTTACCAGTTTTCTTATCTACAGAATAAGCTACAATCACAATTCCATCTTCAGATAGTTGTTGTCTATCTTTTATAACTTTACTTCCTATATCTCCTACTCCAAGTCCATCAACTAAAACTTCTCCTGAAGTTACTTTTCCATTTACTTTAGCATATTCTTTTGTTACTTCTACCTTATCTCCGTTTTGAGTTAAAAGTATTTTATCCTTGGGAACTCCTGTTTCTATTGCTGATTTCATATGTGCTTTAAGCATTCTATATTCTCCATGAACGGGCATAAAGTTCTTAGGATTTATTAAATTAAGCATAAGTTTTTGTTCCTCTTTACTTCCATGACCAGACACATGTATTCCAGCAACTTTCTTAAAAACTAAGTCAACATCATATCTTAATATATTATTAATATTAGTTGAAACAGCTTTTTCATTTCCAGGTATTGGTGTTGAAGATATAATAACTGTATCCCCTTCTCTCAATGTTATGTGTTTATGCATAGTCTTTGCTATCCTTGAAAGAGCTGCCATTGGTTCCCCTTGAGTTCCTGTACATAATATAACTACTTCATCATCATTATATTTTTCTACTTCCGATATAGGAATCACTAAATTTTTAGGTATATTTAAGCAACCAACAGTAGGTGCTATTTCAAAAACTTTTATTAAACTTCTTCCATCAATAGCTATCTTTCTCTTGAATTGAGTTGCTATATCTACTATTTGTTGTATTCTATGCACATGTGATGCAAAAACAGCTATAATAATTCTTCCACTAGCTTTTTGAAATTCTTGTCTAAACGCATCTCCGACACTTCTTTCTGATGGAGTAAATCCTTCAACCTCAGAGTTTGTTGAGTCAGATAGCATTAAATCTACTCCTTCTTCCCCTAATTCAGAAAGTCTTACAAAGTCAACTTTTTCTCCATCAACCGGAGTTAAATCTATCTTAAAATCTCCTGTAAAGAATACATGACCTGCTGGTGTTTTTATTGATAAACAATAAGAATCTGCTATTGAATGTGTTACTTTTACAAATTCAACAGTAAAATATTTCCCAGCATTAACTTTGCTTCTTGAAGATACTTCTATCATCTTAGGAACTTTTTTCTTTTTACCAAAATTTTCAAATTTTGATTTTATAAGTGCATTTGTTAATTTACCACTATATATAGGAGTATCCTTTTCTATTTTTTCATATAAATAAGGTATTCCTCCAATATGATCTTCATGTCCATGAGTAACAAATAATCCTTTTATCTTTTCTTTATTGTTTTCTAAAAAAGAATAATCTGGTATGACTAAGTCTATCCCTGGTAAATTTTCATCAGGAAAAATTGCTCCTGCATCTATAATTATTATCTCATCTTTATACTGAACGATGCTACAATTTTTACCTACTTCTTCAAGACCACCCAAAGGAATAACATACATTTTATCTAAATCTTTCTTACTCTTTTTAGTTTTATTTTTCGTAGATATTTCTTTATTCTCTTTTTTTATTATTTCAAGCTCAGAAACTTCTTCCAAAACCTCTACGTTTTTATTTTCTTTATTTTTTTTGACAGATTTTCTTTTTTTATTATTTTTTTTATTTTCTTTTATATCCAATACATCATTTTTAATATTTTTTATTTTGTCTTCTATACTAATTTTATTCTCCTTCATTTCCAATTGTCGTTTCTCTTGACTCGTTTTCTTCATTTCTCACTTCTCCTATTCTCTCTCCTTCTTCAATTATATTTTGTCCATCAGAAATAGTAGAATTTCTAGGTTCTATCGGTATATGTGATACTGGTTTTATTCCTTTTTCTATTTCAAGGTATTTATTTAAAAATCTTCTTGTCATTCCACCAGCTACAGCTCCTCCACCTCCAGCTCCTTCAAGTAAGCACACAAAAACAATTTCTGGTTCTTGATCAGCTGGAAAATAACCAGCTACCCAAGCGTGTGTTAATTTTGAATGTGGATTTTGAGCTGATCCACTCTTTGCAGCTACTTTTACATATGGATTTTTTAAAATTCTAGTTGTCCCATTTACTTGCTCTACAGTTGCTATTAAAGCATCATTTATTATTTCATAATATGAATTTTCATAATCCGTTACTCTTGTAATATTTGTTTTTATATCTATTTTTTTACCAGTTTGTAAATCTTCAATTTTTGAAACTACATGAGGCTCATATGCCCATCCTTTATTTGCTATCATAGAGTACATCTTTGCTATTTGAATAGGTGTAACTAATGTATACCCTTGACCTATAGATAAAAGTATAGTATCTCCTTTAAACCACCCTGTTTTAATTTTTTTCTTTTTCCAATTTGCATCAGGAATTATCCCCTTCTTTTCTCCTGGGATATCTATACCACTTTTTTCTCCTAGAGAAAAATCTCTTGCAGCTCTTATTATAGGCTCTGCCCCTATTTGATCTGAATATTTATAATAATAGGGGTTAGCAGATTCAACCAAAGATTTTTTCATATCTGTTGCACCATGGCCTCCTCTTTTCCAAGCTCTCCATTTCCATTTCCCTATTTGATAATATCCAGTGTAATCATAATATTTTTCTTTTGGATCTATACCTTTTTTTAAAAAAGCCATAGCTGAAATTACTTTAAAAATAGATCCAGGTGGATATTCTCCAGCAATACTTTTATTTGTTAAAATCTTTCTTGGGTCATTTGAAATTCTTGCCCAATCTTCTTTTGAAATTTGTGAACTAAACATGTTTAAAGAATAAGTCGGATAACTCACTATAGTTATTATTTCTCCATTTGATGGTCTAAGTGCAATAAAAGCTCCACTTCTACCATCTTTTTTAAATTCTTCTTCCATATACTGTTGCAATTCCATATCTATACCCATATACAAATTTTTCCCTGCAACAGGAGTTTTTACTCTATCTACATCTCTTTGCCTTCTATTTAAAGCATTTACTTCTATATATTCGTATCCACTTTTCCCTCTTAAAATATCATCATAGCTTTTTTCTATACCAGATTTTCCTATAACATCTCTCGGACTATACCCTTCTTCTTTTAAATTTTCATATTCTTTTTCAGATATTTTTTTTATATACCCTATAGTATGAGAAGCAACTGAATCATATAGATATTTTCTTTTAGAATAAATTTGTACTTCTAAATAAGGATAATCATTTGCTATCTCCATTATCTTATGTGCTTTTTCTTCTTCTAAATCTTCCAATATAACATTGTCTTTAGAATATGGAAATATTTCTCCATTTTTTATTCTCTTTGAAATATATTCTTCTGTTCTATCTGTTAACTTTGCTATTTCCCTTATATAATCTAAATTTTGCTCTCTCCCTAAGGAATAGATAAGTCTATACCCTGTTCCATTAGTTACTACCATTCTATCTTTAGAATCAAAAATTTTCCCTCTAGGAGATTCTATTTTTATTAATTTGTATTGATTTCTTTCAGCTAAGTATGAATAATCATTTCCTCTTATAACTTGTAAATAAAAAAGTCTTAAAAGTAAAATTGAAAAACATAATAAGATTAATATTTTAAATATCACTTCTCGTTCTTGACTTTTTTCTCCTAATGTTGGTTTTTTTTCTCTTCTTCTATCAAACTTCATTTACTTATTTCCTTTTATTTCTCTAGATCTGGCAGTATAAATATAATTGAAAATTATAAAAAATATTATATTTACCAACAAATATTCTATCTCAAAATTTCTATAAGAATATAAAAAATAAAATATTATATCCATTATTGGTAAATAAAGAGATATCTTTCTACTATATTCTATAAACCTAAAAATAAAAAAATTTACTCCACAAAATAGTGCTAACATAAAAAAATTAAAAAAATATCTATCCGATTGCAATGACATAAAAACATATACTAGTAATATAAGAAGTAAATTTTTCTTTTTTCCTAATATAAATGATAAATATGGCAAGCTAATCCCAACCAAAATACTGTTTACTGATATACTATTTTCTATAAATATTAAAATTAAAGATATTAAATTTACTATCATTTTTCATCTCTACTTTATTGTTATATTAACTCTATTTTCTAAATCATTATTTTCTACCATGTCTTCAATTTTAAGTACTTTAGCTATTTTTTGTGCTATAAAATAATCTTCCTTATTATATTCAACAATACTTTTCTCCATATCTTTTTCTGATTTTTGATTTATGGAATTATATCCAGCTTTCTTTAAAGCATTAGTAGCTTTTTTTACATTCTCTTCTGAAGCGAATATATCAATTTTAAAATCTATCTTCTTCTCACTACCTAAAATTACGACAACATTTGCCAATGTAGGAATAGATGATTTATTTTTAATTTTAAAATATTTTTCTGGTAACTTATCTATAATTTCAGCTGCCTTTTCTTTTGAAATATCATTCAGTATGATATAGCTTT harbors:
- the ylqF gene encoding ribosome biogenesis GTPase YlqF; this encodes MSMTQINWYPGHMKKTKDLIEENLKLIDVVLEMVDARIPLSSRNPNIATLSKGKKRIIVLNKADLVLKPELEKWKKYFKEQDLADEVVEMSAETGFNVKKLYDAIEFVSKERKEKLMKKGLKKVSTRIIVLGIPNVGKSRLINRIVGKNSAAVGNKPGFTRGKQWVRIKEGIELLDTPGILWPKFESHVVGVNLAISGAIRDEILPIEDVACEFLKKILELGKWDVLKQRYKLLDEDKDEIMEKILSSIAIRMSMLNKGSEPNVLQAAYTLLRDYRAAKLGKFCLDEII
- the rsmI gene encoding 16S rRNA (cytidine(1402)-2'-O)-methyltransferase, translated to MLYIVATPIGNLEDMTFRAIRTLKEVDYIFAEDTRVTKKLLDHYEIKNTVYRYDEHTKQHQVANIINLLKEDKNIALVTDAGTPCISDPGYEVVDAAHKENIKVVAIPGASALTASASVAGISMRRFCFEGFLPKKKGRQTLLKELAEEKERTIVIYESPFRIEKTLRDIETFIGVREVVIVREITKIYEEILRGTTTELIEKLEKKPIKGEIVLLIEPIQKGGNKYVDDTD
- a CDS encoding S41 family peptidase, whose product is MKLELKKVVAVMMLTLFSSSVAKDTDRTGFLYNLRELKEISDIMDLIQESYVENANAQKQREEKEEKVDGQNKKTNKKKNDIKNTTEPKKPSVLTRRSLMQGAIKGMVESLDDPHSTYFTKEELKSFQEDIKGKYVGVGMVIQKKANEPIVVVSPIEDGPAYKVGVKPKDKITEIDGKSTYSLTSEESTKRLKGKANTTVKIKVFREINNTTKVFEIKREVIELKYVKSKMLESHIGYLRLTQFGDNVYDDMKKALEGLQAKGMKALVLDLRSNPGGELSQSVKIASMFIQNGRIVSTKQRKEKEKVYMREGKYFGEFPMVVLVNGGSASASEIVSGALKDHKRATLVGEKTFGKGSVQTLLPLPDGDGLKITIAKYYTPNDISIDGTGIEPDVKIEDKEYYLISDSMITNVNEKEQKENKKELIKSAKGEKAAEEVDKHKDIQLESAKGILKALLLKEGK
- a CDS encoding TlyA family RNA methyltransferase, which codes for MEKSLKKKMRLDEYLCLKDYFENIEFAKRQIMVGNVIVNERKIDKPGEIISIDKIREIRIKERDIPYVSRGGLKLEKAIKEFKMDFKNKVVLDIGASTGGFTDCSLQNGASFVYAVDVGTNQLDWKLRNNLKIKSIENKHINDLEKSDLDKSIDIIVMDISFISIKKVIDKIVELMNENTEAIFLIKPQFEADKEEIEKGIVRDLDVHLKIIIEIVEHIKRMNLFLNNFTTSPIKGAKGNTEYLAKFSRDKKEIGLDEIKNIIFNLQKSIKINNEN
- a CDS encoding HD domain-containing protein; this encodes MLVKNEKSKKFIDKLLNYKDVKNLELCDDQGVKVTTHTYDVLNISRKKILGRYKTFDNAKEKIDFFVITVGIIIHDISKSSLKRNDENLSHSQMMIKNPEYILKEVYQVLALIEKQINHKLKKEIKRNIGHIVLSHHGKWGKIQPETEEAEIVYLADMESAKYHRINPIQANDILKYTVKGLGLKQIAEKLDCSESVIKDRIKRAKSEVKVKTFAELVELFKEKGRVPIGDKFFVLRSEETKKLKKYVDEKGFYNLFMQNPLMEYMIDGKIFEEENETR
- the dxs gene encoding 1-deoxy-D-xylulose-5-phosphate synthase, producing MNTELINRCEEIRKKLIDVTSKNGGHLGPNLGVVELTVCLNEVFNFKEDILLFDVGHQAYVYKILTDRGDKIETLRKRHGLSPFQDPSESSYDHFISGHAGTALPAAVGFAMANPDKKVIVIVGDASVSNGHSLEALNYIGSKKLENLIIIINDNEMSIGENIGFISKFLKRVISSGTYQNFKSEIKVFFEKINAIRVKKTLGRLENSLKNYVTPLYVVENFGFKFFSLADGHNISSLISLFEKAKIQRKPTILLVKTEKGKGYCFAEANKEKFHGISPFDIETGNTYKKNKTYSEVFGEKILKIAKEDNDIYALSAAMIKGTGLGEFSKELPNRCIDTGIAEGFLVTFAAGLAKSGKKPYVCVYSTFIQRAVSQIIHDVSIQNLPVKFIIDRSGIVGEDGKTHNGFYDMSIFLTLQNFTVLCPTTAKELEQALDISKNFNSPLVIRIPKDNVFDLEEENRLEIGKWKEIKKGSKNLFIVTGTMLKELLTIYDELKSKGIEGTIVSAASVRPLDEEYLLNYIREYDNVYVLEESYMRNSFGTSILEFLNDNGINKIIHRICLKNAIIPHGKREELLEEEGLKGKSLIERIEELFYASEERKI
- the yhbY gene encoding ribosome assembly RNA-binding protein YhbY; this translates as MNSKKRAFLKKKAHNLEPLVRIGKDGLNSNIITSILEAINSRELIKVKILQNCEEEKGVIYSKLMDIKEFEVVGIVGRTIIIFKENKENPSISLEWKNI
- a CDS encoding ribonuclease J, with translation MKENKISIEDKIKNIKNDVLDIKENKKNNKKRKSVKKNKENKNVEVLEEVSELEIIKKENKEISTKNKTKKSKKDLDKMYVIPLGGLEEVGKNCSIVQYKDEIIIIDAGAIFPDENLPGIDLVIPDYSFLENNKEKIKGLFVTHGHEDHIGGIPYLYEKIEKDTPIYSGKLTNALIKSKFENFGKKKKVPKMIEVSSRSKVNAGKYFTVEFVKVTHSIADSYCLSIKTPAGHVFFTGDFKIDLTPVDGEKVDFVRLSELGEEGVDLMLSDSTNSEVEGFTPSERSVGDAFRQEFQKASGRIIIAVFASHVHRIQQIVDIATQFKRKIAIDGRSLIKVFEIAPTVGCLNIPKNLVIPISEVEKYNDDEVVILCTGTQGEPMAALSRIAKTMHKHITLREGDTVIISSTPIPGNEKAVSTNINNILRYDVDLVFKKVAGIHVSGHGSKEEQKLMLNLINPKNFMPVHGEYRMLKAHMKSAIETGVPKDKILLTQNGDKVEVTKEYAKVNGKVTSGEVLVDGLGVGDIGSKVIKDRQQLSEDGIVIVAYSVDKKTGKILAGPEISTKGFVYYKDSEDTIKEALDLLKSKISYSETYEGRDWADLKGNMRDLLSRFFYEKLKRNPIILPMLLEI
- the mrdA gene encoding penicillin-binding protein 2 yields the protein MKFDRRREKKPTLGEKSQEREVIFKILILLCFSILLLRLFYLQVIRGNDYSYLAERNQYKLIKIESPRGKIFDSKDRMVVTNGTGYRLIYSLGREQNLDYIREIAKLTDRTEEYISKRIKNGEIFPYSKDNVILEDLEEEKAHKIMEIANDYPYLEVQIYSKRKYLYDSVASHTIGYIKKISEKEYENLKEEGYSPRDVIGKSGIEKSYDDILRGKSGYEYIEVNALNRRQRDVDRVKTPVAGKNLYMGIDMELQQYMEEEFKKDGRSGAFIALRPSNGEIITIVSYPTYSLNMFSSQISKEDWARISNDPRKILTNKSIAGEYPPGSIFKVISAMAFLKKGIDPKEKYYDYTGYYQIGKWKWRAWKRGGHGATDMKKSLVESANPYYYKYSDQIGAEPIIRAARDFSLGEKSGIDIPGEKKGIIPDANWKKKKIKTGWFKGDTILLSIGQGYTLVTPIQIAKMYSMIANKGWAYEPHVVSKIEDLQTGKKIDIKTNITRVTDYENSYYEIINDALIATVEQVNGTTRILKNPYVKVAAKSGSAQNPHSKLTHAWVAGYFPADQEPEIVFVCLLEGAGGGGAVAGGMTRRFLNKYLEIEKGIKPVSHIPIEPRNSTISDGQNIIEEGERIGEVRNEENESRETTIGNEGE